The proteins below come from a single Limnobaculum xujianqingii genomic window:
- the yciA gene encoding acyl-CoA thioester hydrolase YciA has protein sequence MSKQDRTPRGELVLRTLAMPADTNANGDIFGGWIMSQMDIGGAILAKELARGRVVTVAVDAITFLKPVTVGDVVCCYAHCMRTGRSSITVNMEVWVKKVSSEPIGQRYCVTEAIFTYVAVNDLGTSRSLPDNKRNLSFD, from the coding sequence CCTCGTGGAGAGCTGGTTCTCCGGACTCTGGCAATGCCCGCAGATACTAACGCTAATGGTGATATCTTCGGTGGTTGGATCATGTCACAGATGGATATTGGTGGCGCAATTCTGGCTAAAGAACTTGCCCGTGGTCGTGTAGTAACGGTTGCCGTCGATGCTATTACTTTTTTAAAACCTGTCACCGTTGGTGATGTGGTTTGTTGCTACGCACACTGTATGCGTACCGGACGTAGTTCTATCACGGTAAATATGGAAGTTTGGGTTAAAAAAGTTTCTTCCGAACCAATTGGACAACGCTATTGCGTTACTGAAGCGATCTTTACCTATGTAGCGGTTAACGACCTGGGAACTTCCCGCTCTCTGCCTGATAACAAAAGAAACCTCTCTTTCGATTAA
- a CDS encoding TonB family protein produces MKKFFLARRFSWPLTFSVCLHASLIGGLVFASIKDQIEIPAPDDSAPMNVVMVNPAMFATPAEVAEQNSPAQQPTAAPEPEPEEVKPEPIPEPEPIPEPPPVEKPKPVEVEKPKPKPVEKPKKQPKKEPKPKREPVKERTVQAPVEKPATAPITTANTSKVASGPASSVSGAAPATGSKILRQVEPAYPKQAFDRRIEGQVEIMFDIDEDGRIENVRILSSTPPRMFERDVKVALKKWRYTPVVVKDKKLTIIFKIDGGAQIR; encoded by the coding sequence TTGAAAAAATTCTTTCTGGCGCGTCGTTTTTCCTGGCCGCTTACCTTTTCAGTCTGTCTTCATGCATCGCTTATCGGTGGGTTGGTCTTCGCCTCGATAAAAGATCAGATTGAAATTCCCGCACCAGATGATTCGGCTCCCATGAATGTTGTGATGGTTAACCCGGCTATGTTTGCTACACCAGCGGAAGTAGCAGAGCAAAATAGCCCTGCGCAACAACCAACGGCTGCACCTGAACCCGAGCCAGAAGAAGTTAAACCTGAACCAATCCCTGAGCCCGAACCTATTCCTGAACCACCGCCGGTGGAGAAACCTAAACCTGTTGAAGTAGAAAAACCTAAGCCAAAACCGGTAGAGAAACCTAAAAAACAACCGAAGAAAGAGCCTAAACCGAAAAGAGAGCCTGTAAAAGAGCGTACCGTACAGGCACCTGTAGAGAAGCCAGCGACAGCGCCAATTACTACTGCCAATACCAGCAAGGTTGCCAGTGGCCCGGCATCTTCTGTTAGTGGTGCAGCACCAGCAACAGGTTCGAAGATATTAAGACAAGTTGAACCCGCTTATCCTAAACAGGCGTTTGATCGCCGTATAGAAGGGCAGGTTGAGATTATGTTTGATATTGATGAAGATGGACGAATTGAGAACGTACGAATTTTGTCATCAACGCCGCCAAGAATGTTTGAACGGGATGTAAAAGTTGCGTTGAAGAAATGGCGCTATACACCGGTTGTGGTTAAAGATAAAAAGCTGACGATTATCTTCAAAATTGACGGTGGGGCGCAAATTCGCTAA
- a CDS encoding YciI family protein encodes MLYLIYAEDVPGSLEQRLAARPAHLARLQSLKDEDRLIVAGPNPIADSEDPGTTGFSGSVIIAEFATLEEAKAWADKDPYVDAGVYQKVTVKPFKRVF; translated from the coding sequence GTGTTATATCTGATTTATGCTGAAGATGTACCTGGCTCTTTAGAACAGCGTCTTGCCGCCCGCCCTGCTCATCTGGCTCGTTTACAGTCGTTAAAAGACGAAGATCGTTTAATCGTTGCCGGTCCAAATCCTATTGCGGATAGTGAAGATCCGGGAACAACCGGTTTCTCTGGTTCTGTTATTATCGCTGAATTTGCTACTCTGGAAGAAGCTAAAGCGTGGGCAGATAAAGACCCTTATGTTGATGCAGGGGTCTATCAGAAGGTAACGGTAAAACCATTTAAGCGCGTATTTTAA
- a CDS encoding YciY family protein has protein sequence MHRSRTEVGRWRMLRQAQRRRHRWLEGQSRRNSRIHHIRTEKQLGRQQRSLLYANIHEW, from the coding sequence ATGCACAGATCCAGAACTGAAGTTGGACGCTGGCGCATGTTGCGGCAGGCACAACGCCGACGCCATCGCTGGCTGGAAGGACAATCTCGCAGAAACAGCCGGATACACCACATCAGAACAGAGAAGCAATTGGGGCGTCAGCAACGCTCTTTACTCTATGCAAATATCCATGAATGGTAA